A DNA window from Citrobacter tructae contains the following coding sequences:
- a CDS encoding YfdY family protein has translation MLYFWTFLVLSILCVSCYIWQVLGALASISSLIGMAILAALIYYVTMWLTHGDEMVTGIFLFLAPTCGLIIRFMVGDGKH, from the coding sequence ATGCTCTATTTCTGGACCTTTCTCGTATTGAGCATTTTGTGCGTTAGTTGCTATATCTGGCAGGTTTTGGGTGCGTTGGCATCCATCAGTTCTTTAATCGGCATGGCTATCCTGGCGGCATTAATTTACTACGTTACCATGTGGTTGACCCATGGTGATGAAATGGTCACGGGAATATTTCTTTTTCTGGCCCCGACCTGTGGGCTGATCATTCGCTTTATGGTCGGTGACGGTAAGCATTAA
- the lpxP gene encoding kdo(2)-lipid IV(A) palmitoleoyltransferase — MFPQCKFSRAFLHPRYWLTWFGVGVLWLLVQLPYPVLCFLGTRTGTLARPFLKRRESIARKNLELCFPNLSQEERDKLIEENFRSLGMALLETGMAWFWPDRRVRKWFDVEGLDNLKRAQSQKRGVMVVGVHFMSLELGGRVMGLCQPMMATYRPHNNKLMEWIQTRGRMRSNKAMIGRNNLRGIVGALKKGEAVWFAPDQDYGRKGSSFAPFFAVKDVATTNGTYVLSRLSGAAMLTVTMVRKTDNSGYRLFITPEMEGYPDDEGLAAAYMNKIIEKEIMRAPEQYLWIHRRFKTRPMGESSLYI, encoded by the coding sequence ATGTTCCCCCAATGTAAATTTTCACGCGCGTTTTTGCATCCGCGCTACTGGCTCACATGGTTTGGTGTCGGTGTACTCTGGTTACTGGTGCAACTCCCCTACCCTGTATTGTGCTTTCTGGGTACGCGTACCGGAACGCTTGCACGCCCATTTTTAAAACGTCGTGAATCTATTGCCCGTAAAAACCTCGAACTGTGCTTCCCGAATCTGTCACAAGAAGAACGAGACAAGCTGATTGAAGAGAATTTTCGTTCACTCGGCATGGCGCTGCTTGAAACCGGCATGGCCTGGTTCTGGCCTGACCGCCGGGTGCGTAAGTGGTTTGACGTAGAAGGTCTGGACAACCTGAAGCGTGCGCAGTCGCAAAAACGTGGCGTGATGGTGGTCGGTGTACACTTTATGTCACTGGAGCTGGGGGGCCGCGTCATGGGGCTTTGCCAGCCAATGATGGCGACCTATCGCCCGCATAACAATAAGTTAATGGAGTGGATCCAAACCCGTGGACGGATGCGCTCAAACAAAGCCATGATCGGCAGAAATAACCTGCGCGGTATTGTCGGCGCCTTGAAAAAAGGAGAAGCCGTATGGTTTGCACCCGATCAGGACTACGGTCGTAAAGGCAGTTCATTTGCCCCATTTTTCGCCGTCAAAGACGTCGCGACGACCAATGGTACCTACGTGCTGTCACGTTTATCAGGTGCTGCGATGTTGACCGTCACCATGGTGAGAAAAACGGACAATTCCGGCTACCGTCTGTTTATCACGCCGGAGATGGAAGGTTACCCGGATGATGAAGGCCTGGCAGCGGCTTATATGAACAAAATTATTGAGAAAGAGATCATGCGCGCACCCGAGCAGTATCTCTGGATCCATCGTCGTTTCAAAACCCGCCCGATGGGTGAATCTTCGTTATATATCTAA
- the pgtC gene encoding phosphoglycerate transport regulator PgtC, producing MFSLCFTLLSAVSQTQGKELVMATTFSPGATAWIIQQWQTESGSVMIRTLNRTSASLEQLLDTANADNVDLILTSSPMLLQHLQEHQKLAPFDNALPESQRLVPESIRSTSVAVAISGFGLLINRSALATRHLPAPTDWGDLTHPRYQGALLMSSPSRSDTNHLMVESLLQQKGWEQGWATLLASAGNLVTISSRSFGVADKIKSGLGVAGPVIDNYANLLLNDPHLAFNYFPQSAVSPTYVAVLKNSQHAGEARRFIRYLLSPQGQQILADANTGKYPVTLLPANNPRAAQQAILMNQPPLNYRLILKRQQLVQRMFDTAISFRLAQLKDAWRALYSAEARLKRPLPEIRSLLTRVPIDARSSEDEAWLAQFDSKSIAEQQMMEWQLWFLNNQREAISKLEELK from the coding sequence ATGTTTTCGCTCTGTTTTACGTTGCTGTCGGCGGTAAGCCAGACACAGGGTAAAGAGTTAGTCATGGCAACGACGTTTTCTCCAGGCGCGACGGCATGGATTATCCAGCAATGGCAAACTGAGTCCGGTTCGGTGATGATTCGGACGCTAAACCGGACCAGCGCTTCTTTGGAACAACTGCTCGATACGGCGAATGCGGATAATGTTGATCTGATTTTGACCTCATCCCCGATGTTGTTGCAGCATTTGCAGGAGCATCAGAAGTTGGCTCCGTTTGACAATGCGCTGCCGGAAAGCCAGCGTCTGGTTCCTGAATCCATCCGTTCTACGTCCGTAGCGGTGGCGATATCGGGTTTTGGCCTGCTGATTAATCGTTCTGCGCTGGCGACGCGGCATTTACCTGCCCCAACAGACTGGGGAGATTTAACGCATCCCAGATATCAGGGGGCGCTATTGATGAGTAGTCCGTCGCGTTCCGATACCAACCATCTGATGGTGGAGTCTCTGTTGCAGCAAAAAGGGTGGGAACAAGGTTGGGCGACGCTGCTGGCGAGTGCAGGTAATCTGGTGACGATTTCATCGCGCAGCTTCGGCGTCGCTGACAAAATTAAGAGCGGACTGGGCGTCGCCGGACCGGTGATTGATAACTACGCCAATTTGCTGCTCAACGACCCGCATCTGGCGTTTAACTATTTTCCACAGTCTGCGGTGTCGCCAACCTATGTGGCCGTGTTGAAGAACAGCCAGCATGCCGGTGAAGCTCGTCGTTTTATCCGCTATTTGTTGAGTCCTCAAGGGCAGCAAATCCTTGCTGATGCGAATACGGGAAAATACCCGGTCACGCTGTTGCCCGCCAATAACCCGCGCGCCGCTCAGCAGGCCATCCTGATGAATCAGCCGCCGTTGAATTATCGCCTGATCCTGAAACGCCAGCAGCTGGTGCAGCGGATGTTTGATACCGCTATCAGTTTTCGTCTTGCACAGTTGAAGGATGCCTGGCGAGCGTTATATAGCGCTGAAGCGCGGCTGAAACGTCCTCTTCCTGAAATCAGATCGTTATTAACCCGCGTTCCGATAGACGCCAGGAGCAGCGAAGATGAGGCCTGGCTTGCGCAATTCGATAGTAAAAGCATTGCTGAACAGCAGATGATGGAGTGGCAGTTGTGGTTTCTCAATAATCAGCGCGAGGCTATCTCGAAATTGGAAGAATTAAAATGA
- the alaC gene encoding alanine transaminase, whose protein sequence is MADSRPERRFTRIDRLPPYVFNITAELKMAARRRGEDIIDFSMGNPDGATPPHIVEKLCTVAQRPDTHGYSTSRGIPRLRRAISRWYQERYDVEIDPESEAIVTIGSKEGLAHLMLATLDHGDTVLVPNPSYPIHIYGAVIAGAQVRSVPLVEGVDFFNELERAIRESYPKPKMMILGFPSNPTAQCVELEFFEKVVALAKRYDVLVVHDLAYADIVYDGWKAPSIMQVPGARDVAVEFFTLSKSYNMAGWRIGFMVGNKTLVNALARIKSYHDYGTFTPLQVAAIAALEGDQQCVRDIAEQYKRRRDVLVKGLHEAGWMVEMPKASMYVWAKIPEQYAAMGSLEFAKKMLNDAKVCVSPGVGFGDYGDTHVRFALIENRDRIRQAIRGIKAMFRADGLLPTSTKSASESADSSNA, encoded by the coding sequence ATGGCTGACTCCCGCCCTGAACGTCGCTTTACGCGTATTGATCGCCTTCCCCCCTACGTTTTTAACATCACCGCTGAGTTGAAGATGGCTGCGCGTCGGCGCGGCGAAGATATTATCGATTTCAGCATGGGGAACCCGGATGGGGCCACGCCTCCTCACATTGTCGAAAAACTGTGTACCGTGGCGCAGCGCCCGGATACCCACGGTTATTCAACCTCTCGCGGTATTCCGCGTTTACGTCGGGCGATTTCCCGCTGGTACCAGGAACGCTATGACGTCGAGATCGATCCCGAATCCGAAGCCATTGTGACCATCGGCTCCAAAGAGGGGCTTGCGCACCTGATGCTGGCTACGCTTGATCACGGTGACACGGTCCTCGTGCCCAATCCAAGCTATCCGATCCATATTTACGGTGCCGTTATCGCCGGGGCGCAGGTGCGTTCTGTGCCGTTGGTGGAAGGCGTCGACTTCTTTAACGAGCTGGAACGGGCGATCCGTGAAAGCTACCCAAAACCAAAGATGATGATCTTAGGTTTCCCATCCAACCCGACCGCGCAGTGCGTCGAGCTGGAATTCTTTGAAAAAGTGGTCGCCCTGGCTAAGCGCTACGACGTGCTGGTGGTTCACGACCTGGCCTATGCCGATATTGTCTACGATGGCTGGAAAGCGCCGTCGATCATGCAAGTTCCCGGCGCCCGCGATGTGGCTGTCGAATTCTTCACGCTGTCGAAAAGCTATAACATGGCGGGATGGCGTATTGGCTTTATGGTGGGTAACAAAACGCTGGTTAACGCGCTGGCACGTATTAAAAGCTATCACGATTACGGTACTTTTACGCCATTGCAGGTAGCGGCTATTGCCGCACTGGAAGGCGATCAGCAGTGTGTGCGGGATATAGCAGAACAGTATAAGCGTCGTCGCGATGTGTTGGTCAAAGGGCTGCACGAAGCTGGCTGGATGGTAGAAATGCCGAAGGCGTCGATGTATGTCTGGGCAAAAATTCCCGAGCAATATGCCGCGATGGGCTCGCTTGAATTTGCTAAAAAAATGCTGAACGACGCGAAAGTATGCGTATCACCGGGCGTTGGTTTTGGTGATTATGGCGATACCCACGTGCGCTTTGCGTTGATTGAGAACCGTGACCGAATCCGCCAGGCGATCAGGGGGATTAAAGCGATGTTCCGTGCAGATGGCCTGCTGCCCACCAGCACGAAATCAGCTTCTGAAAGTGCCGACTCATCAAACGCGTAA
- the ypdK gene encoding membrane protein YpdK has translation MKYFFMGISFMVIVWAGTFALMI, from the coding sequence GTGAAATATTTCTTTATGGGCATTTCATTTATGGTCATCGTTTGGGCCGGTACGTTTGCCCTGATGATCTAG
- a CDS encoding lysozyme inhibitor LprI family protein: MKRLKMTRLMMLALVLTPLTSIAASPLAFNFSCASIGGVNSDGEGNVWIDGTKATIKTFNENYWEAKSGKNTVSISRNSDGNPDVSWTGPNRKHGICLPEDEKNFAPAKKSASAGPSYSCSTVDKGSMEEIICQSPSLSAMDLKLNGIYKQALVKSNNDSMLKAEQRGWIKGRNECWKEQDKPACLSREYSQRMTELQNKWSVK; encoded by the coding sequence ATGAAAAGGTTAAAAATGACCAGGTTAATGATGCTAGCGCTCGTTCTTACTCCATTGACGTCGATAGCGGCCTCGCCGCTGGCGTTTAATTTCAGCTGCGCAAGTATTGGTGGTGTGAATAGTGATGGTGAAGGTAATGTCTGGATTGATGGTACAAAAGCGACCATTAAGACGTTCAACGAAAATTACTGGGAAGCTAAAAGCGGTAAAAATACCGTATCCATCTCCCGCAATAGTGATGGGAATCCGGATGTATCCTGGACAGGGCCGAATCGAAAGCATGGGATTTGTTTGCCCGAGGATGAGAAGAATTTTGCTCCGGCAAAAAAATCAGCCAGCGCTGGTCCGTCTTACTCATGCTCGACGGTCGACAAGGGAAGCATGGAAGAGATTATTTGTCAGAGTCCATCACTTTCCGCAATGGATTTAAAACTGAATGGCATCTACAAACAGGCGTTGGTTAAATCAAACAATGACTCGATGCTGAAAGCGGAGCAGCGTGGCTGGATCAAAGGTCGCAACGAGTGCTGGAAAGAGCAGGATAAGCCCGCCTGTCTTTCTCGGGAATACAGCCAGCGGATGACTGAACTACAGAATAAATGGAGCGTTAAGTAA
- the pgtB gene encoding two-component system sensor histidine kinase PgtB, whose amino-acid sequence MKGGSLLQHLRQLSISSSLRGAFLTGALLTLSVSCVSLYSWHEQGSQIRYSLDDYFPRVHSAFLIEGNLNLVVDQLNEFLLAPNTTVRLQLRNQIIQHLDKIEALSRGLQPAEQQQLAVILQDSRTLVTKLDRVLYNMFLVREKVSELSARIDWLHDDFTTELNSLVQDFTWQQGTLLDQIEAKNGDAAQYLKRAREVQNEQQQVYTLARIENQIVDDLRDRLNELKSGSDDGMLVETHIRYLANLKTTADENIRTLDDWPSTITLRQTIDELLEIGMMKNKMPDTMRDYVAAQKALVDANHAREATLGRFRTLLEAQLGSSHQQMQMFNQRLEQIVRVSGGLILLATMLALLLAWTLNHYFIRSRLVKRFTALNQAVVQIGLGRTDATIPVYGRDELGRIAGLLRHTLGQLNTQKNQLEQEVAERKEIESDLRATQDELIQTAKLAVVGQTMTTLAHEINQPLNALSMYLFTAGRAIEQGQSAQARSTLTKAEGLITRIDAIIRSLRQFARRAEPGAPLHPVDLRQTFSAAWELLAMRHKPQQGRLTLPPVAVWVLGDEVRIQQVLVNVLANALDACPAAAEIEVCWRAEGKTLCVLVSDNGPGWPPALLPSLLKPFTTSKDVGLGIGLSICVSLMTQMNGELRLASTLGRNACVVLQFNLTDVNDVE is encoded by the coding sequence ATGAAAGGTGGGTCGCTACTGCAACATCTACGTCAGCTCAGCATCAGCAGCAGTCTGCGGGGGGCTTTTCTGACAGGGGCGTTGCTGACGTTAAGCGTGAGTTGTGTGAGCTTGTATTCCTGGCATGAGCAGGGCTCGCAGATCCGCTATTCGCTGGATGACTACTTCCCACGCGTCCATTCCGCTTTTCTGATTGAAGGAAATCTTAACCTGGTGGTGGATCAGCTCAACGAATTCTTGCTTGCTCCCAACACCACGGTAAGGCTGCAACTGCGTAACCAGATAATCCAACATCTGGATAAAATTGAGGCGCTAAGTCGGGGATTACAACCCGCGGAACAGCAGCAGCTGGCGGTCATTTTGCAGGACAGCCGTACCCTGGTGACGAAGCTGGATAGAGTGCTCTACAACATGTTCCTGGTGCGTGAAAAAGTGAGTGAACTGTCCGCGCGCATCGACTGGCTGCATGATGATTTTACGACCGAGCTGAATTCACTGGTGCAGGATTTTACCTGGCAGCAGGGAACATTGTTGGATCAAATCGAGGCCAAAAATGGCGATGCGGCGCAGTACCTGAAACGTGCCCGGGAAGTACAAAACGAACAGCAGCAGGTTTACACGCTGGCGAGAATTGAGAATCAAATCGTCGATGATCTACGCGACAGGCTGAACGAACTGAAGTCAGGCAGCGATGACGGTATGCTGGTGGAAACCCACATTCGGTATCTGGCGAATTTGAAAACAACGGCGGATGAAAATATCCGTACGCTGGATGACTGGCCCAGTACGATAACGTTGCGTCAAACCATCGATGAGTTGCTGGAAATCGGCATGATGAAAAATAAAATGCCCGACACGATGCGCGATTATGTGGCCGCGCAAAAGGCTCTCGTTGATGCTAATCATGCCAGAGAAGCAACTCTCGGGCGCTTTCGTACTTTGCTCGAGGCGCAACTGGGCAGCAGCCATCAGCAAATGCAGATGTTTAATCAGCGTCTGGAGCAAATTGTTCGCGTCAGCGGTGGGCTAATATTACTGGCGACAATGCTGGCGCTGCTTCTTGCCTGGACACTCAACCACTACTTTATCCGCTCACGACTGGTGAAGCGTTTTACTGCACTGAACCAGGCTGTGGTACAGATTGGTCTCGGCAGAACAGATGCGACGATCCCGGTGTATGGTCGTGATGAGTTAGGGCGCATTGCGGGCTTGCTGCGCCATACGCTGGGGCAGCTTAATACGCAAAAAAATCAGCTTGAGCAGGAAGTGGCTGAGCGTAAGGAGATTGAATCCGATCTCCGTGCCACGCAGGATGAGCTGATTCAGACGGCGAAACTGGCGGTGGTCGGCCAGACAATGACCACTCTGGCGCATGAAATTAACCAACCGCTGAACGCGCTATCGATGTACTTGTTTACGGCGGGAAGGGCCATTGAGCAGGGGCAGTCAGCGCAGGCGAGAAGCACCTTAACTAAAGCGGAAGGGTTGATTACCCGCATTGACGCCATCATTCGTTCGCTGCGCCAGTTTGCGCGCCGGGCCGAGCCGGGTGCGCCGTTGCATCCGGTCGATTTGCGGCAAACGTTTAGTGCAGCCTGGGAACTGTTGGCGATGCGCCATAAGCCTCAGCAGGGCAGGCTGACGCTCCCGCCAGTGGCTGTATGGGTTCTCGGTGATGAGGTGAGAATTCAGCAGGTGCTGGTTAATGTGCTGGCTAACGCGCTCGACGCCTGTCCGGCTGCGGCTGAGATTGAGGTGTGCTGGCGAGCTGAGGGCAAAACCCTGTGCGTATTGGTCAGCGATAATGGCCCCGGCTGGCCGCCAGCGTTGTTACCCTCGCTATTGAAGCCGTTCACCACCAGTAAAGATGTTGGCCTTGGTATTGGCTTGTCGATTTGTGTATCGCTGATGACGCAAATGAACGGCGAGCTACGCCTGGCGTCAACGCTGGGGCGCAATGCCTGCGTGGTCCTGCAATTCAACCTGACGGATGTAAACGATGTTGAATGA
- the pgtP gene encoding phosphoglycerate transporter PgtP has translation MLSIFKTGTSANKVPPEQVQATYGRYRMQALLSVFLGYLAYYIVRNNFTLSTPYLKEHLDLSATQIGLLSSCMLIAYGISKGIMSSLADKASPKVFMACGLILCAIVNVGLGFSTGFWIFATLVVFNGLFQGMGVGPSFITIANWFPRKERGRVGAFWNISHNVGGGIVAPIVGTAFAILGSEHWQSASYIVPACIAVLFAFIVLMLGKGSPRQEGLPPLEEMMPEEKVVLNARHVTQAPENMSAFQIFCTYVLRNKNAWYVSMVDVFVYMVRFGMISWLPIYLLTEKHFSKEQMSVAFLFFEWAAIPSTLLAGWLTDKLFKGRRMPLAMICMALIFVCLIGYWKSESLLMVTIFAAIVGCLIYVPQFLASVQTMEIVPSFAVGSAVGLRGFMSYIFGASLGTSLFGVMVDKMGWHGGFYLLMGGIVCCIVFCYLSHRGALELEQQRKDAQQEEAALQLADAR, from the coding sequence ATGCTATCAATATTTAAGACAGGAACCTCGGCAAATAAAGTTCCGCCAGAGCAAGTTCAGGCGACATATGGCCGATACCGTATGCAGGCGCTGCTTAGCGTATTTCTCGGTTATCTTGCGTACTATATTGTACGTAATAACTTCACCCTCTCTACGCCGTACCTGAAAGAACACCTGGATCTCAGTGCAACCCAGATTGGTTTGCTCAGCAGCTGCATGCTAATTGCCTACGGGATCAGTAAAGGCATTATGAGCAGCCTGGCCGATAAAGCCAGCCCTAAAGTCTTTATGGCATGCGGCCTGATCCTGTGCGCCATTGTGAACGTTGGTTTGGGTTTCAGCACCGGATTCTGGATTTTTGCCACACTGGTGGTGTTCAACGGTTTATTCCAGGGGATGGGAGTAGGCCCTTCGTTTATAACCATTGCCAACTGGTTCCCGCGTAAAGAACGTGGGCGTGTTGGCGCATTCTGGAATATCTCGCACAACGTTGGCGGTGGTATTGTCGCCCCGATTGTGGGCACGGCTTTTGCCATTCTGGGTAGCGAACACTGGCAAAGCGCCAGCTATATTGTCCCCGCCTGCATCGCCGTGCTGTTTGCCTTTATTGTTCTGATGTTGGGTAAAGGTTCGCCGCGACAAGAAGGTTTACCGCCGCTGGAAGAAATGATGCCGGAAGAAAAAGTCGTGCTCAACGCCCGACATGTCACCCAGGCACCGGAAAATATGAGCGCCTTCCAGATCTTTTGCACCTATGTGCTACGAAATAAAAATGCCTGGTATGTCTCTATGGTGGACGTATTTGTCTATATGGTGCGCTTTGGCATGATCAGTTGGTTGCCGATTTATCTGTTAACCGAAAAACATTTCTCGAAAGAACAAATGAGCGTGGCTTTTCTGTTTTTCGAATGGGCGGCTATTCCTTCTACACTGCTCGCAGGTTGGCTCACCGACAAACTGTTTAAGGGGCGTAGGATGCCGCTGGCGATGATTTGTATGGCACTGATCTTCGTCTGTCTGATCGGCTACTGGAAAAGTGAATCCCTGCTGATGGTGACCATTTTCGCCGCCATTGTCGGTTGCCTGATCTACGTTCCTCAGTTCCTGGCATCTGTGCAGACCATGGAAATCGTCCCCAGCTTCGCCGTCGGTTCAGCCGTAGGGTTACGCGGATTTATGAGCTACATTTTTGGCGCATCACTGGGAACCAGTCTCTTTGGCGTGATGGTCGACAAAATGGGCTGGCACGGGGGTTTTTATCTGCTGATGGGTGGGATCGTCTGCTGTATCGTGTTCTGCTACTTGTCTCACCGTGGCGCGCTGGAGTTGGAACAACAGCGAAAAGATGCCCAGCAAGAAGAAGCCGCGTTACAGCTTGCTGATGCCCGGTAA